The DNA sequence GCTTGGTGTCTCCTTGCAAGCCTCGGCCTTCACGGTACCATCGGCCTGCTGTTCCTGAACAGGGTTCTTCTCGTAGCGGCCAGTCGTCCAGAAGCGGTGCAGGATATCGTTCTCATTTGTTGCCACGACCAGCTTATCGGCGGGGAGACCCATCTTGGTTGCGAAGTAACCGGCGAGGATATTGCCGAAGTTTCCGGTGGGAGTCACAAATCTGACCTTGTCGCCCACTTTGAACGTCGGCGACTTTCTGGCAAGTTGGAAGTAGGCGTAGAAGTAGAACACGATCTGGGCGAGGATTCTCGAGAAGTTGATGGAGTTAACGGCACCGAGCTTCAAAGCCTGGTTGCTATCAGGATCGTTGAACATAGCCTTGACAATATCCTGTTGCTCTGTCAGTCTATTGTCCCGCGGTTCCAGTATGCTCAAACCCTACCTGGCAATCGTCGAATGTTCCCGTCACGGCAAGATTGTGGACATTCCTGTCTGTGCAGGTGGTCATCTGCGCCTCTTGGATAGGGCTGACGCGGCCCTTGGGATGCAAGATGACCACGGACACGTCCTTCTTGCCCCTAAGACCGTAGATTGCGGCGGATCCAGTCTAATATGTACGGTTAACGCTGGCGCCGGAGGGCACACCATCAAAACTTACATCACCGCTCGTCGCACCGACGACTGTCAAATGATGTCTATCTGCTAGTTGGTCAGTTCTACTGGATCGCCACACACCAGAGGCTTTAAAGAGCGCACCTTTTCCAACCTTTCCTTGGTTTTTCCGCACGAGAAGGTATTCGAAAAGATTTCCCAGAAATTGCAAGGCACCTATATTGGCTCAGCACAAGAATATCAGAATAACATCAGGAAACACACAGTCTTTGAAGGAGTAGCTTGGGCCATGGAATAGCTCGAGAAGATACAGGTTGTCATCCTGCAGATGGGTCAAGGGGACAACATCTTCTGCGCGGAATGTCGAGTAGCTCCGTTCAATGATGCCTTTCAGGTCTTCCGGGGGGATCTCGGAGGGGGAGATATAAAGGctgacgatcttgaaggcAAGTTCGGCGTACGAGAGATCTTTCCAACTTTGCTGCGATCTATCATTAGCCTCAGATCTCGCTGGGCCGCTTTGAAAGCTAAAATGAAGATTCTGGAAGAAAGCGCTTATGCGGCATAGAGTATACATACCCAGTCGTTTGCGGTCGGGATTTCGTGAGGCAAGAAAAGACCGCCATCCGCAGCGAGTCCCTTCAAGACAACGGTCTCGAACGAGAGCTGAGGGAAAATCAGTAAACCGTCAAGCTATGACTCATGCTTAGAAGACGAACGCCATAGTCACCACCTCTGGTGGAGAGGAATTTTTGGGATTCCGTCGGAGCTGTACTCGTCATATTGATCACTAGTCTGGTGCAATTGTTGCGCTGAGAATTCCCCTCTGCTGGTAGATGTCGCGCTGGAAAGTTTGTGACtctgatggcgatggcgatggcgatATCGGCCAGTCGGACGAGGGGTTGATCGCGGAACATCGATTGTCCGTTCACGCCTTTTGCCTCAAGACTGGAAATGGAAGGCGGTCTGGCTACACTGGCCCACGTGGAGGGGGCAATTCCCCCACCAGATTCACCGCCCTCAAACTGACTCACTATCTTATCAGTCCTGCCGCCTCATTTTCTCCTCCAGGGTATGTAGCAATAACACTTAGTAGTGTTCAACATATACATCCAGCGCTCCTGGAAGTATACCATGATGCAAAGGCTTTCTGAGAAATGTagttcccttcttccttctttttcagtGATCAATCTACCCTTCTAGCCATAAGTGTTGTCCACTGCATCTAACCATATCatctaatatatattctcatACCATGAACCTACACACTCACGATGTAATGAGAGTTAGTATCAAAAAGAACTTTgatggggaaaagaaattcacGCTCAACACCATTCCGTACTACATTTTCCGTCCTTATTGGCCCATATACAAACTTAAACACAGTCATGATTTAGAAAAGCGTTAGCTGGGCCGACAAGTCAGAATCCAAAGTCCCCTCAAGCTCAGCCAAACTTCGCTGTTTTGTtacaaaaggaaaacaaacacaacatACTAACCTTAATTGAATCACCAGAAAGGACTCAATGTCCGCTTGCATCCTCCGAATACCACATGAAGTCATGTGGCCTCAGGCATTTAAGATCACCACATAGACGAAGGTTGATCTGATTGCGGCTTTATCACTTCGTAAGACCACGGTAGCCCATGGACCGATTTCCGTTAACCAGCCCTAACTTTGTGAGTATCCTACGCTTTCGGAATGGGCATGTGTGGAGAGTGTTAGGTAGTCGATTTTATTGATCTTGCGTTGCAGATACTGGTGTTCGAATCCATGCCTACGAGAAGATGACGCTTATATTGGTTGGTAAGACGTTCCTTGCGAAAGGACAGACCAGGGATTTCTGTCGCAAGGCAAGTGAGTTGAGCTAAAGCCCGGGGTACCGACAGGTACTGATCGCCGTCCACACTACCCGTTTTAGTCATGATTTATGAGATGGGTTAGAGAATGCAAGGGTGAGATGCCTAGAATGGACACGGATATATATGCCCGAGTCCCTTAAGCGGTTCTAAGTGGTTGACTCCTGGATGGAAATTCCAAGAAGCTGTTTTGTCATGAAGGTCGCTTTCCTTTACAGcccgaagttgaagaaggcattTTCCATGATCTGCGAAAACCCTCAGTAAAGGGATTGATATAATCTACACGGTTTGCTGGCTTAATATTAGTCTCAAACGTACTCCAGCTGTTATGGTGAATATACTGATGCTTTTGGAGGTGTTCTTGAGAGAGCGGAATTGTAACATCAGCTTCATGAGAGCGTTCTCAAATCGATTCATCACTATACCTGCCTCATTACCGGAACCTGATTTATATTGTGGATATGAAAGGCACCTCTAGATGGGATTATTGAAAAAGTCGTCAGGGCACAAGGGCCGCCAATATGTAGCGCGTGTGACACCACTAGCACGGAGCCTTCAGAGTCTAGGCCTGCTGAAATTCTGGAGACACTACAAAGGgcacaaaaaaaaaaaaaaaaaaaaaaaaaaaaaaaaaaaaaagaagaaagagaagaaagagaagaaagaaaaccataaAGAACGACTTAAAAAAGTGATATAATAATCAATTTTACTAATGATAATGCTAGTATAGGTTTAGTCGAACAAGCCCAGAATCGCCCAAGTTATCAACAACAGCCAGTCACCACAAGCATAGGATTACCACGACTAGAGACCTGGAGATGTCTATGGTTATGACATAGGCGTCCTaggcatcatcatctatcaGGAAGAGTTGGCTCTTGCTCACAACACGTCGCAATGAGTTGGATTCTCTTATACCTTCTCTGATATCGAACCGATTGCATCACCAGTCCTTTGTCGGGGGTTTTCCGAAACATACGGGACGAAGTGCAGGTTAGTTCTAGTGCCACAGTTCCTTCAAGTCCGTTCGCGTTCCAGCTTTCCCGTGCGGGATCCACTTCATAATAAGCAAGTTGCATATGTCCCCGGACAAATATAGGTGGTTTACCGTACGATGCTTCTCTTTGTTGGAGAGTCGGGTCAATTCATTCCCGGAAATCAATACCGCGCGAGTAATGCTGAACAGTTATGTGTTGAAATCTCGGCATCCCGCCGATCCAATTCATGGAGCCAAGACATTCCTCCCAAAGTCACCCCACGCTTTTAAGTGAACGATCTGGGGTACATCCAATGAGGAGACTGCCCCTCCGGCTAAACTTCGGGAATCTGCCCTTTCTTTGTGTTCGGACCATTTCTCTTGAGTCTTCGGATTTGCTCACCGGTGTCAGTTCTTGTTTTCGGCATAATCTACGACAAGTTACGCACGGATAGAAGACGGTTCACCAGATGAATGCGGTCATTTGGTCGGCTTCATGACGTCAGGCTACCAATTACGAATCGCTCCTGGTTCATCTCGGCCTTGCTGGGGTCAACGTTCCGTAGGTACATGGCAGGTTCAACGCGAGATCGTCGAACCTTGTCCTCTTTCATTGGTCCCCAATAGTCCGAATGCGGCACGTTCCGACAGGTTCTACTCCAAGAACTACATTATAATTGCTGCACTATTAGTTTAGCATGCTCTCTCATGTGGTTGCGAGTCATTAGAATTGGCTATTTCCGCATATCCGGAATAAGAAACCAACACCAGGGCCTGGTTACCACTCGTTGCGACTATGTTGCAGGGAGCTGGAGCAATAGATAATGTTAAGATTTATTGAAAAAGCACTCAGGTACGGCAGAGAGCTTCCATGTGCTCTCGCATTTTCTCCGTGCTCGCTGCGGTGCCGGCCGAACACGCGAGGGAAAAAATCTGCAAGAATCACCCGTGACCCCGCGAACGGAATATGGGGAACGGAGTTGTGGGGAACCCTGCCGACCACGCGATTCGAAGCGAGCCCCGTGGGGTTGTGGGTCCGGTCTCGGTAACCCTGGCATCAATTCCCTCAACAATACCCCGTACTACGGACCCTACGGTAGCGACTCAACCGTCGGCTGGCAAGAATTTTTTGTAGCCGTCGGGGAGGTCTA is a window from the Aspergillus oryzae RIB40 DNA, chromosome 6 genome containing:
- a CDS encoding threonine synthase THR4 (pyridoxalphosphate-dependent enzyme/predicted threonine synthase), which codes for MTSTAPTESQKFLSTRGGDYGLSFETVVLKGLAADGGLFLPHEIPTANDWQSWKDLSYAELAFKIVSLYISPSEIPPEDLKGIIERSYSTFRAEDVVPLTHLQDDNLYLLELFHGPSYSFKDCALQFLGNLFEYLLVRKNQGKVGKGALFKASGVWRSSRTDQLADRHHLTVVGATSGDTGSAAIYGLRGKKDVSVVILHPKGRVSPIQEAQMTTCTDRNVHNLAVTGTFDDCQDIVKAMFNDPDSNQALKLGAVNSINFSRILAQIVFYFYAYFQLARKSPTFKVGDKVRFVTPTGNFGNILAGYFATKMGLPADKLVVATNENDILHRFWTTGRYEKNPVQEQQADGTVKAEACKETPSPAMDILVSSNFERLMWFLAKEQAAAAGLDDASSKKRAGEEVLAWYQSLKATGGFGPVDKDLLENGRSTFDSDRVSNSETVETIKSCYQETKYVLDPHSAVAVTVAKRSLAKNGSNVHHISLSTAHPAKFSEVVESALKGEAGFNFDEQVLPDEFKAFAQKETRVTTVENSWEKVREIVKRQAEEDIKAESSA